In the Pseudoalteromonas tunicata genome, one interval contains:
- a CDS encoding methanobactin export MATE transporter MbnM, whose product MNRHFFLSLIFLSLIFLNLFGCEQKTSAPAYQWAIPEGFPKPQVPSDNPMSDEKVALGRFLFYDTNLSANQTQSCASCHQQPHAFAEPLKVSVGSTGERHRRNAQALVNIAYNKTLTWAHPSLDSIELQMLLPLFGETPVEMGITGHEQTVLARFNNGHYQTLFVAAFGSTEVSFNKINQAIASFVRSLVSFTSPFDQYAYGLDDNALNESQLRGMNLFFSERLECHHCHGGFNFTQSTSHEKQLLDRRPFHNTGLYNQENSYPNKDIGLAEMTLEQRDNGAFRAPTLRNIAKSAPYMHDGSVATLADVVDIYAAGGRNVTQGDYIGDGRQNSHKSPFVKGFELSESEKNDLLAFLNSLTDQAFLTNAAFSNPFVSSQNHQALK is encoded by the coding sequence GTGAACCGACACTTCTTTTTAAGCCTGATTTTTTTAAGTCTGATTTTTTTAAACTTGTTTGGCTGCGAACAAAAAACGTCAGCGCCAGCATATCAATGGGCTATCCCTGAAGGATTTCCAAAACCACAGGTACCCAGTGATAACCCAATGAGCGACGAAAAAGTCGCCCTAGGGCGGTTTTTGTTTTACGACACTAATTTGTCAGCTAATCAAACACAAAGTTGTGCCTCATGCCATCAGCAACCCCATGCATTTGCAGAGCCTTTAAAGGTATCGGTAGGTTCTACTGGAGAGCGCCATCGTCGCAATGCCCAAGCTTTGGTCAATATTGCTTATAATAAAACCCTCACTTGGGCGCATCCGAGTTTAGATTCAATCGAGCTGCAAATGTTGCTGCCACTGTTTGGTGAGACGCCTGTGGAAATGGGCATTACAGGTCATGAACAAACAGTACTAGCACGTTTTAATAATGGCCACTATCAAACGTTATTTGTGGCCGCATTTGGTTCAACCGAAGTGAGTTTTAATAAGATTAATCAGGCGATTGCCAGTTTTGTTCGCAGTTTAGTATCTTTTACCAGCCCATTTGATCAATACGCTTATGGCCTTGATGATAATGCGCTCAACGAAAGCCAATTGCGTGGTATGAACTTGTTTTTTTCAGAGCGTTTAGAGTGCCATCATTGCCATGGCGGCTTTAACTTTACTCAATCGACCAGTCATGAAAAGCAGCTGCTTGACCGTCGCCCTTTTCATAATACGGGGTTATACAATCAGGAAAATTCTTATCCAAACAAGGATATAGGCTTGGCTGAAATGACCTTAGAGCAGCGCGATAACGGCGCATTTCGAGCGCCAACCCTGCGAAATATCGCAAAAAGTGCGCCCTATATGCACGATGGCAGTGTCGCCACATTAGCTGATGTTGTTGATATTTACGCCGCAGGTGGACGCAATGTTACTCAAGGTGATTATATCGGCGACGGCCGCCAAAATAGCCATAAAAGCCCTTTTGTGAAGGGGTTTGAATTAAGCGAAAGTGAAAAAAACGATTTACTGGCCTTTTTAAACTCGCTAACCGACCAAGCGTTTTTAACCAATGCCGCGTTTAGTAATCCGTTTGTATCTTCCCAAAATCACCAAGCATTAAAATAG
- a CDS encoding GNAT family N-acetyltransferase: protein MIKKQDNQKTQAEVTMKIELRKAIPADSAFLLELRGQTMGPHIAAMGLPTSKEDYLERVNYRFDDAKIIMVDNHPAGLFKTCFLADKNQWFLVQIQVHPDFQNRRIGYTLVNQLLEQAAHDHADVYLTVFKSNPAQHLYLRLGFKQVGETEHEYEMLWTPKSAL from the coding sequence ATGATAAAAAAACAAGATAATCAAAAAACCCAAGCAGAGGTAACAATGAAGATTGAGCTCAGAAAAGCAATACCAGCAGACTCTGCCTTTTTACTAGAATTACGAGGGCAAACCATGGGCCCGCATATTGCGGCGATGGGCCTACCAACAAGCAAAGAAGACTATCTTGAGCGGGTTAATTATCGCTTTGACGATGCCAAAATAATCATGGTCGATAACCACCCCGCGGGGTTATTCAAAACCTGCTTTTTAGCCGATAAAAACCAATGGTTTTTAGTGCAAATTCAGGTGCATCCTGATTTTCAAAACCGCAGAATCGGCTACACCCTTGTTAACCAATTGCTTGAGCAAGCTGCGCACGATCACGCTGATGTCTATTTAACGGTATTTAAATCAAATCCCGCGCAGCACCTATATTTGCGTTTAGGATTTAAACAAGTAGGCGAAACAGAACATGAATATGAAATGCTCTGGACACCCAAAAGCGCTTTGTAA